The genomic segment ACCCGGGCCGACGCCCGGTCGGCGAGCGGCAGCAGTTCGTCGCGGTGCAGTTCGTCGGCCCGCATCCGCAGCAGGAACACCAGCGGCGCCACCGAGCTGACCGCGCTGATCAGGAAGACCGGGCCGACGTCGAAGGCGGCGATTCCCACCCCGGCCACGGCCGGGCCGGTGATCCGCGCCGAGTTGAAGGTGGCGGCCGAGAGCGACAGCGCGTTGGGTAGCAGCGGGGTGCCGACGAGTTCGGAGACGAACGACTGCCGCACCGGGGTCTCGACGGCGTTGGCGACCCCGAGCAGGGCGGCGAAGACGAAGACGTGCCAGAGCACGACCAGGTCGGTGAGGACCAGCAGGCTCATCACCAGGGCCAGCACGCTCCAGGCGGAGTTGGCCACGAAGAGCAGCAGGCGCTTGTCGTACCGGTCGGCCAGTCGCCCGGAGAGCAGGGTGAGTAGCAGCACGGGGGTGAACTGCAGCGCCACCACCACGCCGAGCGCGGTCGCGGAGTTGTCCGACAGCTCCAGGACGAGCCAGTCCTGGGCGATGAACATCATCCACACGCCGATCAGCTTGATCAGCTGACCGGTCGCGAAGAGCCGGTAGTTACGGACCCGTAGGGACTGGAACATGGTGTTCAGCTTCGCCCGCACTCGGGGTGCGCCTCCTCGTCGTACGCGTCATCCACATCGGTGGACGAAGCGAACGCGATGGTCGGCGCCGTCAGGCGCGGGCCACCCGCTGCAGGATTTCCGCGGCCCGCCCGAGCGTGTCGCGTTCCTCCGGAGTCAGGTCGGCGAGGCGCCGGGCCAGCCACTCGTCGCGTACCCGCTCGAACTGCGCGAGCACCTCGTGGCCGGCCTCGGTCGCCGAGAGGATGACCTGCCGCCCGTCGGTCGGATGGGGGGTACGCCGCACCAGGCCGCGCTCCTCCAGCTTCGCAACGATCTTGGTCATCGTCGGCGGCTGGACCCGTTCCGTGTCGGCGAGCTCCCGGGGAGTCAGCGCGCCCGCCAGCTGAAGGCTGGTCAGGGCGGAGAGCTGGGTCACCGTGAGGTCGCCGACCGGACGGGCCTGCCGTACCCGTCGATTGAGCCGGGTGATCGCGTCGCGCAGCAGGGTCGCCAACTGCGCCGGTGGCACGCGCTTCGCCATCACCGTCCGCTCCGTCACGATCGTTAGCTTAACTAATAAGCCAGGCTAACGACCACCGATATGACCACCATCACGGTACGACCGCGGCCGCTAGAAGAGCACGGATTCTATCGGTCCCCGCAGGTAGTAGAGGACGAAGAGGGCGGCCACGCCGTACAGCAGGGGGTGCACCTCGCGGGCCTTGCCCCGGGCCAGCTTGAGCAGCACGAAGGTGATCACCCCGGCCCCGATGCCGTTCGAGATCGAGTAGGTGAACGGCATCAGCACGATGGTCAGGAACGCCGGGATCGCGATCTCGTAGTCCGCCCAGTCGATGGTGCGGATCGCCGTCATCATCAGGAAGCCCACCACCACCAGCGCGGTCGACGCCGCCTCGAACGGCACGATCACCACCAGCGGGGCGAGGAACATCGCCAGCAGGAACAGACCGCCGGTGACCAGGTTCGCGGCGCCGGTCCGGGCGCCCTCGGCCACCCCCGCCGCGCTCTCGATGTAGGAGGTGTTGCTCGACGTGCTCGCCGCACCGCCGGCCGCCGCCGCGATCGAGTCGACAAGCAGGATCTCCTTCGTCCGGGGCGGCATGCCGGACCCGTCCAGCAGGTCCCCCTCCTGGCCGACCGCCACCATCGTGCCCATCGTGTCGAAGAAGTCCGTGATCATCAGGGTGAAGATGAACATCAACGTCACCAGCACCCCGGCCCGCTCCCACGAACCCAGGACGTTGAACTGCCCGAGCAAAGACAGGTCCGGCACGTCCACCACGGTCGCCGGCAGCTCCGGCACGTTCAGCGACCACCCGGCCGGGTTCGGCTTCCCGTCGACGAACGACGGGCCGACCTGGGCGATCGCCTCCACGATGATGGCCAGCACCGTGGTGGCCAGGATGCCGATCAGGATCGCACCCTTGACCCGCCGGACCACCAGCACCAGGGTCAGCAGCAGACCGAGCACGAACACCAGGCCCGGCCAGGTGACCAGCTTCCCGCCGATGCCCAGCCCCACCGGGACCGTGGTGTTCGCGGCATCCGGAATCCGCCGCACGAAGCCCGCGTCGACCAACCCGATGATCGTCAGGAACAGCCCGATGCCGACCCCGATCGCCGTCTTGAGCTGCGTCGGCACCGACCGGAACACCGCCGTACGCAGCCCGGTCAGCACCAGGATGCCGATCAGCACCCCCTCGATCACCACCAGGCCCATCGCGTCGGCCCAGGTCATCTCCGGCGCGATCTCATACGCCACCAGCGCGTTGACGCCCAGCCCGGCCGCCAACGCGAGCGGGAACCGGCCGACCACCCCCATCAGGATGGTCATCAGGCCGGCGACCAGCGCGGTGGCCGCCGCCAGCGCGGGGATCGCCAGGCTCGCGTTGTCGCCGTCCACCGCGCTGCCGATGATCAGCGGGTTGAGCACCACGATGTAGGCCATCGTGAAGAAGGTGGCCAGGCCACCACGAAGCTCCCGGTTCACCGTCGAACCCCGGGCGGTGATCTCGAAATACCTGTCGAACGCGTTACGCGGTCGGGGTGCCTCGGTCGTCGGTGCGTCGGTGCTCTGCCCTGTCGCCATGGGTGCCTCGCAACCTGGTCACATGATGATCAGCGCATCGTCCCAGAGGCGGTGTTTCCGGCAAAGCACTGCGCGGTTACGAACCTCGATCCCGTACGTCAGAAACCGCGCTGGGTCTTGGCCCAGCGGACGGCGGCGGCCACCAGTTCGGGAAGTTCGGTGGGCGTGGGCAGTTCGGCGAGGTCGGCGACCGGGACCCAGCGGGCGCCCGCGACCTCCGCCAGTTGCGCGACCGGGTCGCCGCCGGGGGCCCGGCACACGTACACGAAGTCGATGTGCCGGTGTTGGCCGTCGCGGGAGTCGGTGACGTCCATCTCGATGATGGCCCAGGGTGTCGGGTGGCTGGCCACCGCCAAGTGGCTGAAGGTGGGGTCGCCGAGGATGGTGGCGCGGATTCCGGTTTCTTCTCGCACCTCGCGGAGTGCGGCCTGTGCGGGGTCCTCGTTGGGGTCGATGTGCCCGCCGGGGTAAAGCCACAGTCCGATCTTGTTGTGGTGGACGAGTAGTACCCGGTCCCGGTGGTCGAGGACGACGGCGGATGCGGTGTTGTGCCGGATCGTCATGGGAGTTGCCCTTCGGCGAGGACGCGGACGCGGTCAGCGACCCATCCTAGAGTTGTCGGGGACATATCGGGGTGAACGGGAAGTTGGAAGGTGGTCGCGGCGAGGTGTTCGGCGTGAGGGCAGGCGGTGGCGTAGGGGGCGAAGATCTGTTGGTGGTAGAGCGGCCGGTAGCCGTAGCGGGTCGAGTCCGGGGCCAGGCCAGCTCTCGCGAATGCCTCGCTGAGTCGTGGGGCGAGGTGGGCCGCGCTGGTGGTGAGGACGAGGTTGTAGTAGTTGGGCTCGTCCTGCGCGTCGCCGTGGCCGAGTTCGGTGAGGTGGCCGCCGACGGGCAGGGCGGCGAGGAGCTGGTGGGCGTTGGCGCGGCGGGTTCGGAGCTGTCCGTGCAGACCGGGTAGCCGGCGCAGGCCGATGGCTGCGAGCGGTCCGGCGAGTTTGTAGTTGACGCCGTGGGTGCGGCCGGTGAGGTGGCCGAGGTGGGTGTAGTGGTCGATGCGGTCGGCGAGGTTGTCGTCGTCGGTGAGGACGAATCCGCCTTCGCCAGTGCTGAGGAGTTTGCGGTCGTGGGTGGAGAAGCAGCCGGCGCGGTGGTTGGTGCCGGCGTAGCGGCCCCGGGAGCGGGTGCCGTGGGCCTGGCAGGCGTCTTCGATGACGGGCACGCCAGCGGCGGCGAGGATCGCCGCGGCGGGGGTGTCGTCGGCTGGGTAGCCCCACAGCGGCAGGCTGATGGCGGCCCTCACCCGTGGGGTGAGTCTGGCCGCTACGGCGTCGGGGTCCATGGCGAGGCTGCCGGGTGCGGTGTCGACGATGACGGGGGTGGCGCCGCAGGTGAGGATCGGCATCGCGGTTGGTAGGGGTGCGGTGGCTGGTACCAGTACCTGGTCGCCGGCGCGTACGCCGAGGGCGACCAGGGTGGCGTGCAGCGCGGAGCTGCCGGAGTTGACCGCGACCGCTCGCTTGACCCCGAACCAGTCAGCCAGGGCCTGTTCATACCTGGGCAGGACGGGGGCACCGCCGGACAGGCGACCCTCGGCGAGGACCTCGGCGATCTCGTCGAGTTCCCCGCAGGGGGATGGGGTGTACCGGTCGTTGACGGGACGGGCCGCGTCATGGGTGAGCTCAGGTGTCATAGGTCAGCACCACCTTGATGGTGTCCTGGGGGGTGTCGGTGATCAGCGCGTACGCCTCGGCGGCGTGGTCGAACGGGATGCGGTGGGTGATCAGCCCATCGACGCGCACGACGTCCTCGGCGATGAGCCGCTGGGCGGTCTGGTTGAGCCGGTCGAGGGTCCACAGCGGATGGGTGCGCTGGTCGCAGCCGTTGATCGTCATGGAGGAGATGAGGGTGATGCGGTTGCGGTGGTATTCCTCGCCGAGGCGCAGGCCGGCCTGGTCGCCGTGGTAGGAGGCGACGGTGGCCACCCGGCCGCCAACGCGCAGGCACCGGATCGCCTCGTGCAGTCCGCGGTAGGAACCTGAAGCCTCGATCGCCGCATCCGCACCTACACCGTCGGTCAGATCATGCACTGCCGCGGCGACGTCGAGACCGTCGTGGGAGTGGATGGCGGATACGCCGAGGGCGTGGGCAGCCTGGACGCGTAGCGGGTACCGGTCGACGCCGATGACCAGCGCTCCGGCGTGGCGTGCCTGCTGGATGGCGAGTAGCCCCACGGTGCCCAGGCCCATCACCACCAGGGTGTCGCCGACCTGCGGGCGCGCGTCGTGGACGCCACCGAGCGCGACCCGGGCCAGGATGTGAAAGACCGCCCGCTGCGGATCGGTCCCCTCGGGCAGCAGCCCGACCGCGGCGGTCTGCTCGGTGAGCAGGTGACCGGTGGCGTGTGGGGCGTCGACGGCGATGAGATCCCCGGCCCTCACCGAGGTGACTGCCGACCCGGTGACGGTGACGCGGGCGATGGACTCGTAGCCGGGCGCGACGGGATAGTCCCGACCACGGCCGTGTGAGTAGAAGCGCCGCTGGGGGTCCCAGCAGCGGTGCAACGAGGCTGCCGAGCCCTGCAGCCACGCCATCTCGGTGCCGTGACTGACGCCAGAAATGACCGTACGGGCATACACGTCGTGCTCACCCAGCGGCGGGAGCCGCTGTTGGAGTAGTTCAACCTGGCCAGGTCCGGTGATCAGCAGCCGGGCGCACGCAGGCCCGGCATCGGTCGGTTCGCCGCCGACGGCGGCAGGTGCGGGCGATGTCATCTCATCTCCGAGGGGAGCGATAGCTGCCTCACCTGGCGGGCAAGCTCGCGCAGGTGCGGCCGGTGGAAGGTGTCGAAGGTGGCCACGTCCAACCGGATCAACGGTCGCTCCCAGACCGCGTACGCGGCGTCGAACGCGGCAGACAAGGCGTCCAGGTGAGC from the Solwaraspora sp. WMMD1047 genome contains:
- a CDS encoding DegT/DnrJ/EryC1/StrS family aminotransferase codes for the protein MTPELTHDAARPVNDRYTPSPCGELDEIAEVLAEGRLSGGAPVLPRYEQALADWFGVKRAVAVNSGSSALHATLVALGVRAGDQVLVPATAPLPTAMPILTCGATPVIVDTAPGSLAMDPDAVAARLTPRVRAAISLPLWGYPADDTPAAAILAAAGVPVIEDACQAHGTRSRGRYAGTNHRAGCFSTHDRKLLSTGEGGFVLTDDDNLADRIDHYTHLGHLTGRTHGVNYKLAGPLAAIGLRRLPGLHGQLRTRRANAHQLLAALPVGGHLTELGHGDAQDEPNYYNLVLTTSAAHLAPRLSEAFARAGLAPDSTRYGYRPLYHQQIFAPYATACPHAEHLAATTFQLPVHPDMSPTTLGWVADRVRVLAEGQLP
- a CDS encoding zinc-binding alcohol dehydrogenase, encoding MTSPAPAAVGGEPTDAGPACARLLITGPGQVELLQQRLPPLGEHDVYARTVISGVSHGTEMAWLQGSAASLHRCWDPQRRFYSHGRGRDYPVAPGYESIARVTVTGSAVTSVRAGDLIAVDAPHATGHLLTEQTAAVGLLPEGTDPQRAVFHILARVALGGVHDARPQVGDTLVVMGLGTVGLLAIQQARHAGALVIGVDRYPLRVQAAHALGVSAIHSHDGLDVAAAVHDLTDGVGADAAIEASGSYRGLHEAIRCLRVGGRVATVASYHGDQAGLRLGEEYHRNRITLISSMTINGCDQRTHPLWTLDRLNQTAQRLIAEDVVRVDGLITHRIPFDHAAEAYALITDTPQDTIKVVLTYDT
- a CDS encoding MFS transporter; protein product: MRAKLNTMFQSLRVRNYRLFATGQLIKLIGVWMMFIAQDWLVLELSDNSATALGVVVALQFTPVLLLTLLSGRLADRYDKRLLLFVANSAWSVLALVMSLLVLTDLVVLWHVFVFAALLGVANAVETPVRQSFVSELVGTPLLPNALSLSAATFNSARITGPAVAGVGIAAFDVGPVFLISAVSSVAPLVFLLRMRADELHRDELLPLADRASARVVDGLRYVARRPDLLLPMALMSVIGMTLFNFQLTLAALAKTVFDTGAASFGLFTTALATGSLAGALAGTGRRGRPSVYVVLGAAVACSAFGTLVGLAPSYWLVVALLVPTGFFMVFFGQASNQRVQLGVDAAFRGRVMALWVLVFLGTNPVGAPLLGWIAEHYGAGASIWLGGLVSLTTALVALTWQLHRTGARLRLRMLPSPRFYVVAAAEH
- a CDS encoding NUDIX hydrolase; this translates as MTIRHNTASAVVLDHRDRVLLVHHNKIGLWLYPGGHIDPNEDPAQAALREVREETGIRATILGDPTFSHLAVASHPTPWAIIEMDVTDSRDGQHRHIDFVYVCRAPGGDPVAQLAEVAGARWVPVADLAELPTPTELPELVAAAVRWAKTQRGF
- a CDS encoding NCS2 family permease; the encoded protein is MATGQSTDAPTTEAPRPRNAFDRYFEITARGSTVNRELRGGLATFFTMAYIVVLNPLIIGSAVDGDNASLAIPALAAATALVAGLMTILMGVVGRFPLALAAGLGVNALVAYEIAPEMTWADAMGLVVIEGVLIGILVLTGLRTAVFRSVPTQLKTAIGVGIGLFLTIIGLVDAGFVRRIPDAANTTVPVGLGIGGKLVTWPGLVFVLGLLLTLVLVVRRVKGAILIGILATTVLAIIVEAIAQVGPSFVDGKPNPAGWSLNVPELPATVVDVPDLSLLGQFNVLGSWERAGVLVTLMFIFTLMITDFFDTMGTMVAVGQEGDLLDGSGMPPRTKEILLVDSIAAAAGGAASTSSNTSYIESAAGVAEGARTGAANLVTGGLFLLAMFLAPLVVIVPFEAASTALVVVGFLMMTAIRTIDWADYEIAIPAFLTIVLMPFTYSISNGIGAGVITFVLLKLARGKAREVHPLLYGVAALFVLYYLRGPIESVLF
- a CDS encoding MarR family transcriptional regulator, with product MTERTVMAKRVPPAQLATLLRDAITRLNRRVRQARPVGDLTVTQLSALTSLQLAGALTPRELADTERVQPPTMTKIVAKLEERGLVRRTPHPTDGRQVILSATEAGHEVLAQFERVRDEWLARRLADLTPEERDTLGRAAEILQRVARA